ACGGTCGCTGACGGGACCGGGTAGGCCAGAATCGGGCCGTGTTCTTCGGCATCCTGGGTCCGGTCGAGGCGCGTACCGCCGACGGTGCGGCAGTGCCGCTGGGTGGGCGGCAGTTGCGGGCGCTGCTCGCCCTGTTCCTGCTCGACGCCGGGCGGGTGGTCGGCACCGACCGGCTGGTTAACGGGCTGCACGGCGAACACCCGCCGGCCGGCGCGGCGAACGCGTTGCAGTCCCAGGTCTCCCGGCTGCGCCGGGCGTTGCGCGCCGCCGGCACCGGCCCGACCGTGGAGGCGCACCCGGCCGGGTACCGGCTCGCCGTCGACCCGGACGACGTCGATCTGCACCGCGCCACCCGACTCCACCGGGCCGGCCGGCAGGCCCTCGCGGCCGGGGAGCCGGCCCGCGCGGTCGACCTGCTCGGCGAGGCGCTGGCGCTCTGGCGGGGCGAGCCGTTCGCCGACGTGACCGCCGCGCCGTTCGCCGCCGCGCAGGTCGTACGCCTGACCGAGCTGCGGCTGGGCATCGTCGAGGAGTACGCCGAGGTGGCGCTCGTCGCCGGAGAACCGACGGCTCCGGTCGCCGCGTTACGGGAGGTGATCGCCGCCCACCCGCTGCGGGAACGCCCCCGGGGGCAGCTCATGCGGGCGCTGCACGCCACCGGCCGGTCGGCCGAGGCGCTGCAGGTCTACGCCGACCTGCGGCGTACCCTCGCCGACGAACTCGGCGTCGAGCCCGGCGCCGAGTTGGCCGCGGTGCACCTCGCGGTGCTGCGCGACGAGCGCGACGACCCGGTGCCCCCGCCACCGGCCCGGCTGCCGGCCCAGCTCAGCAGTTTCGTCGGTCGCGAGGACGACCTGGCCCGGGTGGCGGGGCGGCTCGACGCGGGACGGCTGGTCACCGTCACCGGTCCGGGCGGTGTCGGCAAGACCCGGCTCGCGGTCGAGACGGCCGCCCGGCGGGCCGGGGAGGTCTGCTTCGTCGACCTCGCCCCACTGCCGGCCGGGGCGCGGGTCGCGCCGGTCCTGCTCGACGCGCTCGGCCTGCGCGACTCCGGACTCCGCCTGCGCGATCCCGGGTTGGGCCTGCGCGACTCCGGGGTCGGCCCGTCCCGTTCCGGCCCGCACCACTCCGGCGCCGGCCTGCGCGAGTCCGGAGTCGGGTCGGGAGACACCGGGCTGCCAGCCGGTGGTACCGATCCGCCGCCGGCCCGGCTGGTCATGGCGCTGTCGGATGGTGCCGATCCTGCGGTGGCCCGGTTGGTCACGGCGCTGTCGGACCGGCGGGTGCTACTCGTGCTCGACAACTGCGAGCACGTCCTGGCCGACGCCGCGCCGGTCGTACGCCGCCTCCTCACCGCCTGCCCCGAGCTGCGGATCCTGGCCACCAGCCGGGAACCGCTCGGCCTCACCGGGGAACTGCTCTGCCCGCTGGCCCCGCTGCCCGTGCCGACCCCGGAGGCGACGGCCGGGGCCGCCCTGACCGCACCGGCGCTGCGCCTGTTCGCCGACCGGGCCGCCGCGGTACGCCCGGACTTCGTCCTCGACGCCGGCACCGTCGACACGGTACGCCGGATCTGTGCCGCGCTGGACGGCCTGCCGCTGGCGATCGAGTTGGCGGCGGTGCGGGTACGGGCCCTGCCCCTGGCCGAGGTGGCGGCCCGGCTGGACGACCGGTTCCGGTTGCTGTCCCGGGGCGACCGGACCGCCGCGCCCCGGCACCAGACCCTGCACGCGGTGGTCCGCTGGAGCTGGGACCTGCTCAGCGACGCGGAACGGGTGCTGCTGCGCCGGCTGACCGTCTTCGCCGGCGGGGCGACCGTCTCCGCCGCCGAGCAGGTGTGCGGTTGTGGTTGCAGGGGTGGTTGTGGTTGCAGGGGTGGTAGCAGGGGTCCCCTCCTACCGTTTTCTGCCGAGGAGGGGACCCCTGCAACCACCCAGCGCGGGTGCGAACTGGACACCGCCGAACTGCTCGGCGCGCTGGTGGACCGGTCCCTGGTCGAGCACACCGCCGGCCGGTACCGGATGCTCGAGACGGTGCGCGGCTTCGGTGCCGAACGGCTCGCCGAGGCCGGCGAGGACGACGCCGCCCGTCGGGCGCACGCCCGGTACTTCCTCCGGCTGGCCGGTACGGCGGACGGCTACCTGCATCGGGCGGAGCAGGTCGACTGGCTGGGCCGGCTCCGGGCCGAGCACCGCAACCTGGACGCCGCGCTGCGCTGGGCGGTCGTCGCCGAGCCGCCGCTGGCGCTGCGGCTGGTCGGCGCGTTGAGCGCCTACTGGTACCTGCGGGGGCTGCGCGGTGAGATCGCGCCGCTGGCGGAGCAGTTGCTCCGCGCGGTCGGCCCGGAACCGCCCGCCGAGCTGGTCGAGGAGTACGTGCTCTGTGTGGTGCACGCCGCGCACGGCGAGGCCGGGGCCGGGCTGACCGAGCACGCACGACGGGCCACCGACCTGACGAACGCGATGGTGGGCCCGCCCCGGCAGCCCTTCTTCAACGTGCTCTGGGCACAGTTCGCCGGGCCGCCCGGCGCGGAGTTGCCCCACCGGCGCCGGCTGATCGGCACGGACCCGTGGTCACGGGCGCTCGGCGACTTCGGCAACGGCTTCCTCGCGCTCTTCGAGGCCGACGTCGACACGGCCGAGTCGGAACTGCGGCGGGCGCTGGCCGGGTTCCGGTCGGTGGGGGAGCGGTGGGGTGTGTCGCAGGCGTTGGACGGGCTGGCGACCATCGCCGCCTGGCGGGGCGCGGAAGACGAGGGCCTGGCTCTGCGTAACGAGGCCCTGGAACTGCTTCGGCCGCTCGGGGCGTACGAGGAAATGGCGGACCTGCACTGCCGGCGGGCCGAGCGGCTGTTGCGCCTGGGCGACCCCGAGGCGGCCCGCGCCGAGTACGACCGGGCCGCCGACCTCGCCCGCCGTGGTGGTGTGTCGGCGACGATGGCCCAGGTTTTCTGGGGCCTCGGCGAGGTGGCCCGGCTGACCGGCGACCTGGCCGAGGCCCGCCGCCGGCAGGCGGAGGCACTGGCCCGGTTGGCGTCGGAGGGCTGGATGTGGGCCGGGGTCAGGGCCGCCGCCCTGACCGCGCTGGGCCGGGTGGCGCAGGCCGGGGGAGACCTCGCCGAGGCCCACCGCCGACACCGGGAGGCGCTCGGCGTCGCGCTTCACCAGCACAACGGGCTCGACATCGCCGAGGCGGCCGAGGGCCTGGCGGGTGCGCTGCTGGACGACGGGGCGGCCGAACGGGCCGCGTGGCTGCTCGGGGTCGCCACGGCGGTACGCGGTCTGCGGGTGACCGCCAGCCGGGACGTCGCGGTGGTGGTCGACGGGGCCCGGACGGCGCTCGGCGAGGACGGCTACCACGCCGCCTTCGCCCGGGGGGCCGCCCTGCGTTACGAGGAGGGCAGCGCCGTCCTCCGCGATCTGCTGGGGACCTGACCCGGTGGCGGCACACCGCTGACCGGGTGCCACTGACCGACAGCCTGACCGGGTGCCGCTGACCGCAGCAGTGGTTGGCGGTCAGCGTCCGGTGCGCGGCCGGTCAGCGCGGACGCCCACCCTCGGCGGTAGCACCCCTTCTTCCTGTCGACGAGGAGCCCACCGTGGCCGATACCGATACGACGCGTACCCCCGCGCCGACCACCGTCGCCGACACGGCGCGGACCACCGCGTCCGGCACGGCCGCTGCCACGACGCAAACCGCCCCACCCGCCGGCACGACGCGGACAGATCCGCCCGCCGGTACGACGCGAACCGTTCCGCCCGCCGGTACGACGCCGGCCGGGCCGGATCCCGGCTCACGCCGGACCAGCCGGACCAGCCGGGCCAGCCGGGCACCCGTCACCCGACCCCGCCGGTGGTGGCGTCGCCCCTGGATGGCGCCGCTGGGGGTGGTGCTGGTGCTGTTCGTGGCCTTCTCCCTGCCCCCGTACCTGAGCCTCGACCCGGCGCAGTCGCGGGTGACGCCCCCGGAGGGCGCGCCCCTCTACCACCCGCTGCTGGTCGCGCACGTCCTGTTCGCCTCGGTGGCCACGCTGGCCTGCTGGTTCCAGGTGTGGCCGTGGTTCCGGCAGCGCTTCCCGGCCGCCCACCGGCGGATCGGCCGGCTCTACGTCTTCGCCGGGGTGCTCCCGGCCGGCGTGATCGGCTTCTACCTCGGCGTGGTCACCCCGTTCGGGCCGGTTGCCCAGGCCAGCGGCATGATCATGGCCCCGCTCTGGCTGATCTGCACGATGGTCGGCTGGCGGCGGGCACGGCAGCGCCGGTTCGCCGACCACC
The nucleotide sequence above comes from Micromonospora pallida. Encoded proteins:
- a CDS encoding DUF2306 domain-containing protein: MADTDTTRTPAPTTVADTARTTASGTAAATTQTAPPAGTTRTDPPAGTTRTVPPAGTTPAGPDPGSRRTSRTSRASRAPVTRPRRWWRRPWMAPLGVVLVLFVAFSLPPYLSLDPAQSRVTPPEGAPLYHPLLVAHVLFASVATLACWFQVWPWFRQRFPAAHRRIGRLYVFAGVLPAGVIGFYLGVVTPFGPVAQASGMIMAPLWLICTMVGWRRARQRRFADHRRWMVRSFALTVSIITNRIWGVVFFLLLYPQLETTFYGDEKLMSWLVAGATAWLGWTLPLLAAQWWLDRRPQPVRTA
- a CDS encoding BTAD domain-containing putative transcriptional regulator: MFFGILGPVEARTADGAAVPLGGRQLRALLALFLLDAGRVVGTDRLVNGLHGEHPPAGAANALQSQVSRLRRALRAAGTGPTVEAHPAGYRLAVDPDDVDLHRATRLHRAGRQALAAGEPARAVDLLGEALALWRGEPFADVTAAPFAAAQVVRLTELRLGIVEEYAEVALVAGEPTAPVAALREVIAAHPLRERPRGQLMRALHATGRSAEALQVYADLRRTLADELGVEPGAELAAVHLAVLRDERDDPVPPPPARLPAQLSSFVGREDDLARVAGRLDAGRLVTVTGPGGVGKTRLAVETAARRAGEVCFVDLAPLPAGARVAPVLLDALGLRDSGLRLRDPGLGLRDSGVGPSRSGPHHSGAGLRESGVGSGDTGLPAGGTDPPPARLVMALSDGADPAVARLVTALSDRRVLLVLDNCEHVLADAAPVVRRLLTACPELRILATSREPLGLTGELLCPLAPLPVPTPEATAGAALTAPALRLFADRAAAVRPDFVLDAGTVDTVRRICAALDGLPLAIELAAVRVRALPLAEVAARLDDRFRLLSRGDRTAAPRHQTLHAVVRWSWDLLSDAERVLLRRLTVFAGGATVSAAEQVCGCGCRGGCGCRGGSRGPLLPFSAEEGTPATTQRGCELDTAELLGALVDRSLVEHTAGRYRMLETVRGFGAERLAEAGEDDAARRAHARYFLRLAGTADGYLHRAEQVDWLGRLRAEHRNLDAALRWAVVAEPPLALRLVGALSAYWYLRGLRGEIAPLAEQLLRAVGPEPPAELVEEYVLCVVHAAHGEAGAGLTEHARRATDLTNAMVGPPRQPFFNVLWAQFAGPPGAELPHRRRLIGTDPWSRALGDFGNGFLALFEADVDTAESELRRALAGFRSVGERWGVSQALDGLATIAAWRGAEDEGLALRNEALELLRPLGAYEEMADLHCRRAERLLRLGDPEAARAEYDRAADLARRGGVSATMAQVFWGLGEVARLTGDLAEARRRQAEALARLASEGWMWAGVRAAALTALGRVAQAGGDLAEAHRRHREALGVALHQHNGLDIAEAAEGLAGALLDDGAAERAAWLLGVATAVRGLRVTASRDVAVVVDGARTALGEDGYHAAFARGAALRYEEGSAVLRDLLGT